In one Vibrio sp. YMD68 genomic region, the following are encoded:
- a CDS encoding bifunctional UDP-sugar hydrolase/5'-nucleotidase, with product MMNKNMKNRPAKMILAHINDTHSYFEPTSLHLNLDLQGQTLTPFVSAGGFARIATRAKQLKQHARETKTPFVFLHAGDCFQGTLYFSLFKGKANADLLNALDIDAMALGNHELDMGNEPVAQFAQRINFPLLCGNWDLSNEKKEKAFRVSDSNNVLSFCNREKIAPWMIKDAGGEPIAIFGLSLDKMADIANPDFDTPFVDATETAKRTVAAIHKKGINKIILLSHLGYEADIELAKQVSGIGVIVGGHSHRLQGDFSALGLEKDDDYGIKVNTTYVVQAGFHALSIGHCEIQFNEAGEVVSLVGKNELLLGRRLFLDANMNQTGSDDHHIKACDFLKQHPNVVVCKKDQGVQNILLEKYIPRVRKLQKQIIAHAKDTLRHIRIPDSQGESELAPLVAESFLVAMNRRGHHVDFAVHNAGGVRNSLNPGDVSVADIAGKLLPFAVPIGIYHIKGKYLAHVLEGAINNATNNGVDGTGSGSYPYTHNLRFHYSPNAPLGERIQDLRIYKQDLGWVTLEPEMVYTGSSSAYTMKGKEGYDAILNMKDEGVVTSLSMADCFTELLTEFPDKLNQINENVRCGEA from the coding sequence ATGATGAACAAAAATATGAAAAATAGACCAGCTAAAATGATTCTGGCGCACATTAACGATACCCACTCTTATTTCGAACCTACTTCACTGCATTTAAACTTAGATCTGCAAGGTCAGACGTTAACCCCCTTTGTCAGTGCAGGTGGGTTTGCACGCATCGCCACTCGAGCTAAGCAACTGAAACAACATGCGAGAGAAACGAAAACGCCATTTGTATTTCTGCATGCAGGGGACTGCTTTCAAGGTACGCTGTACTTTTCTCTTTTTAAAGGTAAGGCGAATGCTGATTTATTGAATGCACTAGACATTGACGCAATGGCTTTGGGTAATCACGAGCTTGATATGGGAAACGAACCGGTTGCTCAGTTTGCTCAACGTATCAACTTTCCTTTGCTCTGTGGTAACTGGGACCTTTCCAACGAAAAGAAAGAGAAAGCGTTCCGAGTGTCCGACTCAAATAACGTGTTGAGTTTTTGTAATCGAGAAAAAATTGCCCCTTGGATGATTAAGGATGCAGGCGGAGAACCGATCGCAATATTCGGTCTTTCGTTAGATAAAATGGCGGATATTGCTAACCCCGATTTTGATACCCCCTTTGTTGATGCGACAGAAACCGCAAAAAGAACGGTGGCTGCAATACACAAAAAGGGAATCAACAAGATAATTTTACTTAGCCACCTAGGGTATGAGGCGGATATCGAACTCGCAAAGCAAGTCAGTGGTATCGGCGTTATTGTGGGTGGGCACAGTCACCGATTACAAGGTGATTTTAGTGCTTTAGGGCTAGAAAAAGACGATGACTACGGAATAAAGGTAAACACAACTTATGTTGTACAAGCAGGCTTCCATGCGCTAAGTATTGGCCATTGTGAAATCCAATTTAATGAAGCAGGGGAAGTGGTTTCATTGGTGGGAAAGAATGAGTTGTTGCTCGGGCGTCGTTTGTTTTTAGATGCCAATATGAATCAAACAGGCTCAGATGATCATCATATTAAAGCGTGTGATTTTTTAAAGCAGCATCCAAACGTTGTGGTGTGTAAAAAAGATCAAGGCGTTCAAAACATTCTACTAGAAAAGTACATCCCCAGAGTACGTAAGCTACAAAAGCAAATTATTGCTCACGCGAAAGATACGTTACGTCATATTCGTATTCCTGATAGTCAAGGTGAAAGCGAATTAGCGCCATTAGTCGCTGAATCGTTCCTTGTGGCAATGAACCGCCGCGGCCATCATGTCGATTTTGCCGTACACAATGCCGGTGGCGTTCGAAATTCATTGAATCCAGGGGATGTCTCTGTCGCGGATATTGCTGGAAAATTGCTGCCTTTTGCTGTGCCGATCGGCATCTATCATATTAAAGGTAAATACCTCGCTCATGTACTGGAAGGTGCCATCAATAACGCGACGAATAATGGCGTTGATGGGACCGGTTCGGGATCTTATCCTTATACTCATAACCTTCGTTTTCATTATTCTCCTAACGCCCCTTTAGGTGAGAGAATACAAGACCTTAGAATATATAAACAGGATCTTGGCTGGGTCACGTTGGAGCCGGAAATGGTCTATACCGGTTCGTCTTCGGCGTACACAATGAAAGGAAAAGAAGGGTACGACGCGATACTTAACATGAAAGACGAAGGGGTGGTGACTTCGCTTTCTATGGCCGATTGCTTTACTGAGCTGTTAACCGAATTTCCTGATAAGTTGAATCAAATCAATGAAAACGTGCGCTGTGGTGAAGCTTAA
- the focA gene encoding formate transporter FocA, with product MTTEKNDNHQLYSPSEMMAEAEKFALSKAKKTDGMILGLSMMAGAFIGLAFVFYITVTTGSAAAGWGLSRFAGGVAFSMGLILIVLCGGELFTSSVLSSISWANKQITFTKMLSIWGKVYIGNLLGAMLVLLLVTAAGLYQLDGGQWGLNALSIAQHKLHHTPVQAFALGVLCNLLVCMAIWLTFCSANAMTKSILIVLPVSMFVSSGFEHSVANMFMVPLGIVLQNFAPDSFWLQIGTTPSQYTDLNIYQFITANLIPVTLGNIVGGAVLVGLANWTIYRRPQLKAANLSTITTAAALDPVKKISFNNHISVKEIMMPLPMTLSANMQTSVAIDLLLENNLDGAPVCDIEGRLVGFFSTHDVMVDLWCKDYVAASNQKVVDLMSRDVIAIQAHERLIDVAEFLCIDKDKLYPTSSAGIGTATHFSTLSLEQRAKSMKVARPQIIPVLEGEQFIGVISRHEILRALRPVYGESFILIKNDERGNA from the coding sequence GTGACTACAGAAAAAAACGACAACCACCAACTTTACTCACCCAGTGAAATGATGGCTGAAGCTGAAAAATTTGCGTTAAGTAAAGCAAAAAAAACGGACGGTATGATCCTCGGGCTTTCCATGATGGCTGGCGCGTTTATTGGTCTTGCTTTTGTTTTCTACATCACCGTCACAACAGGCAGCGCTGCCGCAGGTTGGGGATTAAGCCGTTTTGCTGGCGGCGTTGCATTCAGTATGGGGCTGATTCTGATCGTCCTTTGCGGTGGCGAACTGTTCACAAGCTCGGTACTGTCATCGATTTCTTGGGCGAATAAGCAAATCACTTTTACTAAGATGCTGTCGATTTGGGGCAAAGTGTATATCGGCAATCTATTGGGTGCCATGCTTGTGCTGCTTCTCGTCACGGCAGCAGGCTTATATCAGCTCGATGGCGGCCAATGGGGGTTGAACGCGCTGAGTATCGCGCAACATAAACTACACCACACCCCTGTTCAAGCCTTTGCATTAGGGGTTCTTTGTAACCTATTAGTCTGTATGGCGATTTGGTTAACATTTTGCTCTGCCAATGCAATGACAAAATCCATATTGATCGTACTTCCGGTATCGATGTTCGTCTCCAGTGGTTTTGAACACAGTGTCGCCAATATGTTTATGGTACCACTCGGTATTGTGTTACAAAATTTCGCACCTGACAGCTTTTGGTTACAGATTGGCACCACTCCAAGTCAGTATACTGATCTCAATATCTATCAGTTTATTACGGCTAACTTGATCCCAGTTACGCTGGGTAACATTGTTGGCGGCGCTGTTCTTGTTGGCCTGGCTAACTGGACAATTTACAGACGTCCACAACTTAAAGCCGCCAATTTGTCGACCATCACCACCGCGGCGGCCTTAGATCCGGTTAAAAAAATCTCGTTTAACAACCATATATCGGTCAAAGAAATTATGATGCCTTTGCCGATGACTCTGAGTGCCAACATGCAAACATCAGTTGCGATAGATTTGCTGTTGGAAAACAATCTCGACGGTGCACCTGTTTGCGATATTGAGGGCCGCCTGGTCGGATTTTTTTCCACACACGATGTCATGGTTGACTTATGGTGCAAAGATTATGTCGCAGCCAGCAATCAAAAGGTCGTCGATTTGATGTCACGGGATGTCATTGCAATACAGGCACATGAACGTTTAATTGATGTTGCTGAGTTCCTATGCATCGATAAAGATAAACTCTACCCAACGAGCAGTGCCGGTATCGGTACAGCAACCCATTTTAGTACCTTATCGTTAGAGCAACGAGCAAAGTCGATGAAAGTTGCTAGACCGCAGATTATTCCGGTACTAGAAGGTGAACAATTCATTGGAGTCATTAGTCGCCATGAAATCTTAAGAGCACTTCGTCCAGTGTATGGGGAGAGTTTTATTTTGATTAAAAACGATGAGCGCGGGAATGCGTAG
- a CDS encoding exonuclease SbcCD subunit D, which produces MKFLHTSDWHLGRQFHNISLLEDQKAVIIQLIDYIRQHPVDAVIISGDIYDRSVPPTAAIELMNSTVNTICSELNTPIIMIPGNHDGAMRLGFGSEQMRRSGLHIISSFEDMMTPVILETEQAGKVAFYAMPYNDPELVRHHFNQPVSTHDEAHQFLAGEIVKEFMPNHRHVLLSHCYVDGAIESESERPLSIGGSDRVSHEHFTPFDYVALGHLHQPQKKGEDFIRYSGSLMKYSFSEQHQKKGVTLVELDRNGFQSAQHIDLVAPHQMRIIEGELLEIIAEGHSDPHSHDYLLIRLTDKHAILDPMEKLRAVYPNVLHIEKPGMLIGIEQQMGKARLARGEIDMFRDFFLEAQKSSLSEQQNDTILKVIQELTNEQKG; this is translated from the coding sequence ATGAAGTTTCTTCACACCTCTGATTGGCACTTAGGCCGTCAATTTCACAATATTTCTCTGCTCGAAGATCAAAAGGCTGTGATCATTCAGCTCATTGATTATATTCGTCAGCACCCCGTGGATGCCGTCATTATTTCGGGCGATATTTATGATCGATCGGTCCCCCCGACCGCTGCGATTGAATTGATGAATAGCACCGTGAACACGATTTGTAGCGAATTAAATACGCCGATAATCATGATTCCGGGCAATCATGATGGCGCCATGCGTTTGGGCTTTGGCTCAGAACAAATGAGACGTTCAGGGCTGCATATCATCAGCTCATTTGAAGATATGATGACCCCCGTTATTTTAGAAACAGAACAAGCTGGAAAAGTGGCGTTCTACGCCATGCCCTACAATGACCCTGAACTTGTTCGCCATCATTTTAATCAGCCCGTTTCCACTCATGATGAGGCTCACCAGTTTTTGGCGGGTGAAATCGTGAAAGAGTTCATGCCCAACCATCGACATGTTTTACTCAGCCATTGTTATGTTGATGGTGCAATAGAATCAGAATCGGAACGTCCATTGTCTATCGGTGGTTCGGACAGAGTAAGCCATGAGCACTTTACGCCGTTTGACTATGTAGCACTGGGTCATTTACACCAGCCACAGAAAAAAGGTGAAGACTTTATTCGTTACTCTGGCTCGCTGATGAAATACAGCTTTTCAGAGCAGCACCAGAAAAAAGGGGTGACTTTGGTTGAGCTTGACCGAAACGGTTTTCAATCGGCTCAGCACATTGATCTGGTCGCGCCGCATCAAATGAGGATCATCGAAGGGGAACTCCTTGAGATCATCGCGGAGGGACACAGTGACCCGCATTCCCATGATTATTTACTCATTCGGTTGACCGACAAACACGCTATTTTAGACCCCATGGAAAAGCTGAGAGCGGTGTACCCCAATGTCTTACATATTGAGAAACCTGGAATGCTGATAGGCATCGAGCAGCAAATGGGTAAAGCCCGTTTGGCGAGAGGCGAAATCGACATGTTCAGAGATTTCTTTTTGGAAGCCCAGAAGAGCAGTTTGTCAGAACAACAAAACGACACCATTTTAAAAGTGATCCAAGAGCTAACCAATGAACAGAAGGGATAA
- a CDS encoding ATP-dependent endonuclease gives MQIERIEISGFRGIKRLSLPLGELTTLIGENTWGKSSLLDALSVALPANGQPYRFEMQDFHVDYSIAHPQTQHLQIIIALKSTDKHEIRAGRYRKIKPIWVYDEDSNAHIYYRISATLKQYEVTTQFAFLDCQGNPLHLHHSEKLAQELMSLHPVIRLKDSRRFDRPFDQTNGVNTRIEKRIDNTCRRLLATPGHVNKGEMRSSLNSMSMLVDHYFSFKSTSRKSPRKQRDGLFFNTRTNEKSLSQVVEETKSKQTRLLMMGLLNAYLQAKGPNDLRRCARPLLILEDPEGRLHPTHLARAWSLLQLLPMQKILTTNSGELLSQVPLYTIRRLVRQSDKTIATSLPEKGFTKDELRRIGFHIRFHRSGALFARCWLLVEGETEVWLFNELANQCGYNLAAEGVQIIEFAQSGLKSLIKVAKAFGIDWHVVTDGDPAGKKYSATARGQLGRDQERHRLTELPDRDIEHYLYANGFEHFFRDMIRIPYDHPIPAKKVVARVLKKHAKPDLALAIVSYCEEQGVDFIPVLIRWTLKRVITMANGNT, from the coding sequence ATGCAAATAGAACGAATAGAGATTTCTGGTTTTAGAGGAATAAAACGCTTATCACTGCCACTGGGCGAACTCACCACACTTATTGGGGAAAACACATGGGGTAAGTCTTCTTTATTGGATGCCCTATCCGTTGCACTGCCCGCTAACGGGCAGCCATACCGATTTGAGATGCAAGATTTTCATGTCGATTATTCCATCGCCCATCCACAAACCCAACATTTGCAAATCATCATTGCATTAAAATCTACCGACAAACATGAGATCAGAGCGGGTCGGTATCGAAAAATAAAACCCATTTGGGTCTACGATGAAGACAGCAACGCGCATATCTATTATCGAATCAGTGCCACACTTAAGCAGTATGAGGTAACGACTCAATTTGCTTTTTTAGACTGCCAAGGCAATCCGCTGCATCTGCACCACTCTGAAAAATTAGCTCAAGAACTGATGTCATTGCATCCCGTGATTCGACTTAAAGATTCTAGACGATTTGATCGCCCATTTGATCAAACCAACGGGGTTAACACACGGATTGAAAAACGCATCGATAATACTTGCCGCCGTTTACTCGCCACCCCTGGTCACGTAAACAAAGGAGAAATGCGCAGCAGTCTAAATTCTATGAGTATGCTCGTAGACCACTATTTTTCCTTTAAGAGTACCAGTCGAAAGAGTCCGAGAAAACAACGAGATGGGTTGTTTTTTAACACTCGTACTAATGAAAAAAGCCTCTCACAAGTGGTCGAAGAAACGAAGAGCAAGCAAACACGCTTATTAATGATGGGGCTACTCAATGCCTACCTTCAAGCGAAAGGACCCAATGACCTTCGCCGCTGTGCGCGTCCTCTGCTCATTCTAGAAGACCCAGAAGGAAGACTGCACCCCACTCATCTCGCCAGAGCTTGGAGTTTGCTTCAACTTCTCCCTATGCAAAAAATACTCACCACCAACAGCGGTGAGTTACTTTCTCAAGTCCCTCTTTACACGATTAGGCGCTTGGTTCGTCAATCAGACAAAACCATTGCCACCTCACTGCCTGAAAAAGGGTTCACTAAAGATGAGCTTCGCCGTATTGGCTTCCATATACGATTTCACCGCTCCGGCGCTCTATTTGCACGATGTTGGTTACTCGTTGAAGGAGAAACGGAGGTATGGCTTTTTAACGAACTAGCGAATCAATGTGGCTATAACCTTGCGGCTGAAGGTGTGCAAATTATTGAGTTCGCGCAGTCAGGTCTTAAGTCACTGATCAAAGTGGCCAAAGCATTTGGCATTGACTGGCACGTCGTGACTGACGGCGATCCTGCGGGGAAAAAGTATTCGGCAACCGCTCGCGGACAGTTGGGTAGAGACCAGGAACGTCACCGGTTAACGGAATTGCCAGATCGAGATATCGAGCATTATTTGTACGCGAATGGATTTGAGCATTTCTTCAGAGACATGATCCGAATCCCCTATGATCATCCGATTCCAGCTAAAAAAGTGGTGGCTCGCGTTCTAAAAAAACACGCAAAACCCGATTTAGCATTAGCCATTGTTTCGTACTGTGAAGAACAAGGGGTTGATTTTATTCCTGTTCTTATAAGGTGGACTCTAAAAAGGGTTATTACGATGGCAAATGGTAATACCTAG
- a CDS encoding SMC family ATPase gives MQPINLTLQAFGPFAHQQAIDFTAMGNAPLFLINGPTGSGKSSILDAICYALYGETTGSERTGDQMRCDYADASLLTEVSFEFKLGSVSYKVVRSPEQEVPKKRGDGTTERKHSATLYRLNNEEEQLIANKPIPVLKEIRELIGLDVKQFRQVMVLPQGKFRELLTANSKEREQIFGQLFQTHIYTAIERALFDQAAGIRKAKDEFDNQIKGVLDVANVDSEKQLEQNLNEVTERLSESQQRFDLSKSVLEKATLEEKTSQELKQKFSHLAQKKQQLNDHLNEDTHVKQLRVQRDNASFALSMAVCHSQFKGNQKALSDKLAELELSSVTLTLANETLSTSEENLKQAQLAQAGLAEIQNQIFNLDSVRSKLVERSEFEKKLIEAQRSCVSAEKKRDELQAEMAQLEVKIASKRIELDKAKHNQQQLPILQQQLDTLVEQRTLEQKKWGLERQQKKQFEHQDKLEAKLIAAKEQTENAIAYADNLEYLWHSSQAAQLAKHLNIGEPCPVCGSIDHPELAVFTREEVTKKNVDIARGHQKEVAKIEQKCLDDLAQWGKEIAITEQAILGINDQLLARPSLTAEETEKTIVQLEHKIAEIKQVRLESVESSLRQIEQTLLDVKTNLSSQLEHVNIAQVSMARIQTEVDARTENMPQEFGDLASVDAKLQSLKTEVTRVVNQEKTARSHFDQSQQSFASAQAKNQELEKQKALLIVARNQSDEQWNAALAESPFSDETHYIESALNKSAIDALELRISQFEQTKTTLTTELTAIEASLVDKVLPDVDHLIQQREAAELEYNDLSQQHTQLQSTQHRYHEVQKKLKLLKQQNEELNKQYEVVGTLSDVANGKTGSKISLHRFVLGVLLDDVLIQASLRLRKMSKGRYELKRKTQRTKGNAGSGLDLLVEDGYTSKMRDVATLSGGESFMAALALALGLSDVVQSYSGGIRLDTLFIDEGFGSLDPESLDLAIETLIDLQQGGRTIGIISHVSELKEQMTLRIDVEPSRSGSVVRVIH, from the coding sequence ATGCAGCCAATTAATCTCACATTGCAAGCATTTGGGCCTTTTGCTCATCAACAAGCGATCGATTTTACCGCTATGGGCAACGCCCCGTTGTTTTTGATTAATGGTCCAACTGGGTCGGGGAAAAGCTCCATTTTGGATGCTATCTGCTATGCGTTATACGGTGAAACTACGGGCAGTGAACGAACAGGCGATCAAATGCGTTGTGACTACGCGGATGCTTCACTGCTCACCGAAGTCAGTTTTGAGTTTAAACTCGGTAGCGTCTCATACAAAGTGGTGCGATCGCCGGAGCAAGAAGTGCCGAAAAAAAGAGGCGATGGTACGACGGAAAGAAAACACAGCGCAACACTGTATCGTTTGAATAACGAGGAAGAGCAGTTGATTGCGAACAAGCCAATCCCAGTACTAAAAGAAATTCGCGAACTTATTGGCCTTGATGTGAAGCAGTTTCGTCAAGTGATGGTGTTACCCCAGGGTAAGTTTAGAGAATTGTTGACGGCGAATTCTAAAGAGCGTGAACAGATATTTGGTCAGCTATTTCAAACTCATATTTACACGGCCATTGAACGCGCATTGTTTGATCAGGCAGCAGGGATAAGAAAAGCGAAAGACGAGTTTGATAATCAAATAAAAGGCGTTTTGGATGTTGCCAATGTTGACAGTGAAAAGCAGTTGGAGCAAAACCTAAATGAGGTGACTGAGCGCCTAAGCGAATCACAGCAGCGCTTTGACTTATCGAAGAGCGTTTTAGAGAAAGCCACGTTAGAAGAAAAAACATCACAGGAACTCAAGCAAAAATTTAGCCATTTAGCCCAGAAGAAACAGCAGCTCAATGATCACTTGAATGAGGACACTCACGTAAAACAATTACGCGTTCAACGTGATAATGCGTCGTTTGCTCTCTCAATGGCGGTTTGTCATTCTCAATTTAAAGGCAATCAAAAGGCGTTAAGCGATAAGTTAGCTGAGCTAGAGCTGTCTAGCGTGACATTGACTCTCGCTAACGAAACGTTGTCAACATCGGAAGAAAATTTGAAACAAGCTCAGCTAGCACAGGCTGGGCTCGCTGAGATACAAAACCAGATATTTAATTTGGATTCCGTTCGTTCTAAGTTAGTCGAGCGATCTGAGTTCGAGAAAAAGTTGATTGAAGCTCAACGCAGCTGTGTATCGGCTGAAAAAAAACGCGATGAGTTGCAAGCTGAGATGGCTCAATTGGAAGTGAAAATCGCCAGTAAAAGAATTGAGCTCGACAAGGCCAAGCACAATCAACAGCAATTGCCCATTCTTCAACAGCAACTCGATACTCTTGTCGAGCAACGCACGTTAGAGCAGAAGAAATGGGGATTAGAACGTCAACAAAAAAAGCAGTTTGAGCATCAGGATAAGCTAGAAGCCAAATTAATCGCGGCAAAAGAACAAACGGAAAATGCCATCGCTTATGCAGACAATCTAGAATATCTATGGCATTCAAGCCAAGCGGCGCAATTGGCAAAACATCTCAATATTGGTGAACCATGTCCAGTCTGCGGGAGTATCGACCACCCAGAACTTGCTGTTTTTACTCGTGAGGAAGTCACGAAAAAAAACGTCGATATCGCACGAGGACACCAAAAAGAGGTCGCCAAAATAGAGCAAAAATGTCTGGATGATTTGGCTCAATGGGGTAAAGAGATCGCAATAACAGAACAAGCTATTTTGGGCATTAACGATCAGCTTCTGGCTCGTCCTTCTCTGACTGCAGAAGAGACAGAGAAAACGATTGTACAGTTAGAGCATAAGATAGCCGAGATCAAACAAGTAAGACTCGAGTCGGTTGAATCGTCATTACGCCAAATAGAGCAGACGCTACTGGATGTTAAAACCAATCTAAGTAGCCAGTTAGAACATGTGAATATTGCTCAAGTGTCGATGGCTCGCATTCAGACAGAAGTAGACGCTAGAACGGAGAATATGCCTCAAGAATTCGGTGATTTAGCCTCGGTTGATGCTAAGTTGCAGAGTCTAAAGACTGAAGTAACTCGCGTGGTTAACCAAGAGAAAACAGCGAGGTCGCATTTTGACCAATCGCAGCAGTCGTTTGCGTCAGCGCAAGCAAAAAACCAAGAATTAGAAAAACAAAAAGCATTGTTAATCGTGGCGCGAAATCAAAGTGATGAACAATGGAATGCGGCGTTAGCGGAAAGCCCATTTTCCGATGAAACCCACTACATAGAAAGTGCATTGAATAAGTCAGCCATCGATGCGTTAGAGCTAAGAATTTCCCAATTTGAGCAAACTAAAACCACTTTGACTACTGAGCTCACTGCAATAGAAGCGAGTCTTGTCGATAAAGTTTTACCGGATGTTGATCACCTCATCCAACAGCGAGAGGCGGCGGAATTGGAGTATAATGACCTATCTCAGCAACACACGCAGCTTCAGTCGACGCAACATCGTTATCATGAAGTTCAGAAAAAGCTCAAGTTGCTCAAGCAGCAGAACGAAGAATTGAACAAGCAATATGAAGTGGTGGGTACGCTCAGTGATGTTGCCAATGGCAAGACAGGGTCAAAGATCAGTCTGCACCGTTTTGTCCTTGGCGTGCTTTTAGATGATGTGTTGATTCAAGCATCACTGCGCCTGCGTAAAATGAGCAAAGGTCGCTACGAACTTAAGCGTAAGACTCAAAGAACAAAGGGTAACGCTGGCTCAGGGCTCGATCTTCTTGTGGAAGATGGCTATACCAGCAAAATGCGAGATGTCGCGACGCTATCGGGTGGCGAATCATTTATGGCCGCTTTAGCCCTAGCATTAGGCCTTTCTGATGTGGTTCAGTCCTACAGCGGAGGGATCCGTTTGGATACACTATTTATTGATGAAGGGTTTGGCAGTCTCGATCCTGAATCGCTCGATCTGGCCATTGAGACCTTGATTGATCTTCAACAAGGTGGAAGAACCATAGGGATTATTTCCCACGTGAGTGAGCTCAAAGAACAAATGACGTTGAGAATTGATGTAGAGCCAAGCCGGAGTGGCAGTGTTGTACGAGTCATCCATTGA
- a CDS encoding DUF2164 domain-containing protein: protein MSEIEFSNQQKSSMSEDLRRYLENECDLELGQFDAEFLFDHICKRFGPAFYNKGLQDAQVIIERKVMDIADDIFELEKMSDF, encoded by the coding sequence ATGTCTGAAATCGAGTTTAGCAATCAACAAAAGAGCTCCATGAGTGAAGATCTTCGACGCTACTTAGAAAACGAGTGTGATTTGGAACTTGGTCAATTTGACGCTGAATTTCTGTTCGATCATATCTGTAAGCGCTTTGGCCCTGCCTTTTACAACAAAGGGCTACAGGATGCTCAAGTTATAATTGAACGAAAGGTCATGGACATCGCTGATGATATCTTTGAATTAGAAAAAATGTCCGATTTTTAG
- a CDS encoding YceI family protein yields MKKTLMATGLAMALLSSVGAHAADYVIDTKGAHASVNFKVSHLGYSFIKGRFNQFDGVFSYDGKDLSNSSVTVNVDTRSLDSNHAERDKHLRSDDFINASKYSTATFVSNKVVDNGDGQFDIMGDLSLHGQTKPIIINAELIGEGTDPWGGERVGFVGTTRLELADFAIKVMGDSSYVDMELHVEGIKK; encoded by the coding sequence ATGAAAAAAACACTAATGGCTACAGGCCTCGCTATGGCATTGCTTTCATCAGTCGGTGCTCATGCAGCAGATTACGTGATTGATACCAAAGGCGCCCATGCTTCGGTTAACTTTAAAGTCAGTCACCTTGGCTACAGCTTCATCAAAGGGCGCTTCAACCAGTTTGATGGTGTGTTCTCTTACGATGGAAAAGATCTATCGAATTCAAGTGTGACGGTGAATGTTGACACGCGCAGTCTGGACTCTAATCATGCAGAGCGTGATAAACACCTTCGCAGTGATGATTTCATTAATGCATCGAAATATTCGACAGCAACGTTTGTGAGTAACAAAGTTGTCGATAACGGTGATGGGCAGTTTGATATTATGGGCGATCTATCGCTTCACGGGCAAACGAAACCAATCATCATCAACGCAGAATTGATCGGTGAAGGTACAGACCCTTGGGGTGGAGAACGTGTTGGTTTTGTTGGTACAACAAGATTAGAGTTAGCGGACTTTGCCATTAAAGTGATGGGCGATTCTAGCTATGTTGACATGGAATTGCATGTTGAAGGTATTAAGAAGTAA
- a CDS encoding cytochrome b, protein MSSNVNGYNLPARFFHWVSAFTVIGMFAAGIWMVDLSYYSEWYRVAPHWHKSTGILLVLFTSLRLIWKMLSKSPALEGAKLEKFAAKLAHRAMYGLLFVIFTSGYLISTEDGRGIDVFGWFTVPGMGAFFEGQADLAGQIHSYAAWTLIVMSGLHALAALKHHFIDKDNTLNKMIGIRK, encoded by the coding sequence ATGAGTAGTAATGTAAACGGATACAACCTACCAGCCCGATTTTTTCATTGGGTGTCAGCATTTACGGTAATTGGCATGTTTGCCGCTGGAATTTGGATGGTTGATCTAAGCTATTACAGCGAATGGTATCGGGTGGCACCGCATTGGCACAAATCGACAGGAATTTTGCTAGTACTGTTTACCTCTTTACGTCTTATATGGAAGATGCTATCGAAATCGCCAGCGCTTGAAGGTGCAAAGCTTGAGAAATTTGCTGCTAAGTTAGCCCATCGCGCAATGTACGGTTTGCTGTTTGTTATTTTTACTTCGGGGTATCTGATTTCTACAGAAGATGGCCGAGGAATAGACGTATTTGGTTGGTTTACCGTGCCTGGAATGGGCGCATTTTTTGAAGGGCAAGCCGATCTGGCGGGTCAAATACACAGTTATGCGGCATGGACGCTCATTGTCATGAGTGGCCTCCATGCTCTAGCTGCATTGAAACATCACTTTATCGATAAAGATAATACGCTCAACAAGATGATAGGGATAAGAAAATGA
- a CDS encoding DUF1097 domain-containing protein, whose amino-acid sequence MSVLVAISLTTGILSGLWGWIAISLGLLSWAGFLGCTSYFASPKDGMKGLGQSLITNLTGVFWALVIIHTSSMLSLEILGYVITAIVAFLMCIQAKQSWLSYIPGTFIGSCATFAADGNWKLVVPSLVLGGIFGYLMKTSGVWLHQKLDQSDLVTKPLA is encoded by the coding sequence ATGAGTGTATTGGTTGCCATTTCATTAACAACAGGCATACTTTCTGGTCTTTGGGGCTGGATTGCCATTTCGTTAGGTTTACTGTCCTGGGCTGGTTTCCTTGGCTGTACGAGTTACTTTGCCTCTCCCAAAGACGGTATGAAAGGGCTAGGTCAAAGCTTGATCACTAACTTAACGGGAGTGTTTTGGGCTCTCGTTATCATCCATACGTCGTCGATGCTGAGTTTAGAGATTCTCGGGTATGTGATCACTGCAATCGTTGCGTTCTTGATGTGTATACAAGCGAAACAGAGCTGGCTTTCCTATATTCCAGGAACCTTTATTGGTTCATGCGCGACGTTTGCTGCGGATGGAAACTGGAAACTCGTGGTCCCGTCATTAGTTTTGGGCGGTATCTTTGGCTATCTAATGAAAACCAGCGGCGTATGGTTACACCAAAAGTTAGATCAAAGTGATTTGGTGACAAAGCCGCTCGCTTAA